The following are from one region of the Leptolyngbya iicbica LK genome:
- a CDS encoding GAF domain-containing protein, which produces MVSTLPSPNPERRLAALARILKLLRETEDLDRLVSSLLDNLKEELHYSLLWFGLYERVQHQVVSQGFLAPKPHRSLKSTFALAPGDLMEQVVIQQRPLIINDLRIEPRIAAWNEMAQQLAIQGALIFPVRHRDICYGLLIMGSEHWGQGITNSDRTFISTICSALADVLHKREQTLQTEQRKDPGVALASLIDQLQTSDDRDTQLIKIAQSIAGFVRPDRVRVFWLEPDKFEFWERLILRTKQARAPKCYTIDAPGLVMPVSEIRGVYQLLSKQQPLVVGEAQSANTAALPDRFLQLLKAEALIVVPILEQGSLLGFISVESDLAQVWSDDSRSYCKTVANLAGLMMPTVSAAEVQRQSEQEMQLLTGVVRSIQSESDWHQTLEMCGENLCQTLDAQQFLVLMHDAEHDGYQVMFQKRTLPRKRVSSAWPALDEVDWQMLEDSPTAIAINDLANDLKLLAWRENFEALDLQSVLACNVTPGNVPEGIILVASPHPRQWSTAAGHLLQQVAQQISLILRQWQLQQQTNQQEDLYSSIQWGLRTLQQTFHLEQLEESACQYLSDVLDAPLVALVNWQVGDHHAKVGRVISRHVDFGADQDSVIPLSSDAIINWAQQTDGPLPVTWEDFPPDTRAWITGPPNSKFLLVALKTADKHVPNGVWIVADRGDRRWSNHQLTLVSVLARQLAWSRRHLDIVDLLLERQESLEALNWYKHQRLNEAHRQLKVNLSRLSDPITQGKGLTAQRQLQLVRQLNTLTNGIENVVTQETWELRKHQQTTPLISLLNRLMDRVNPLIQSQHLWAKVHNESNVIIAGDLEKIEFVLYELMVAACQRSPEHGRLDIWCRPLERTHMELAITDDGDIPRQLLKDLKHGRPDDILVPSLLDIPPGLHFSICNTLIKQVGGEFSLQKLEDGRIMSRVVLTVAHKGK; this is translated from the coding sequence ATGGTTTCGACTCTACCTAGCCCCAATCCTGAAAGGCGTCTAGCGGCTTTAGCAAGAATTTTGAAGCTGCTGCGAGAAACCGAAGACTTAGATCGTCTGGTTTCCTCACTGCTAGATAACCTCAAAGAAGAACTGCACTATTCGCTGCTGTGGTTTGGCCTGTACGAGCGGGTGCAGCATCAAGTCGTCAGCCAAGGATTTTTGGCCCCCAAGCCGCATCGATCGCTCAAGAGCACATTTGCGCTGGCCCCTGGCGACTTAATGGAGCAGGTGGTCATTCAACAGCGGCCGCTCATCATTAACGATTTGCGCATTGAGCCGCGGATCGCCGCGTGGAACGAAATGGCGCAGCAGCTGGCGATTCAAGGGGCGCTTATTTTCCCCGTCCGCCATCGAGACATTTGTTACGGTTTGCTCATTATGGGCTCTGAGCACTGGGGCCAGGGCATTACCAATAGCGATCGCACCTTTATCTCCACCATTTGTAGTGCCCTAGCCGATGTCTTGCACAAGCGTGAGCAAACGCTGCAGACTGAGCAACGCAAAGATCCGGGGGTGGCTCTAGCGAGCTTAATCGACCAATTACAAACCAGTGACGATCGCGACACCCAACTGATCAAAATCGCTCAATCCATTGCCGGGTTTGTGCGACCCGATCGCGTACGAGTCTTTTGGCTAGAGCCCGACAAATTTGAGTTTTGGGAAAGACTGATCCTCCGCACCAAACAGGCCCGTGCGCCCAAATGCTACACGATCGATGCGCCGGGTTTGGTCATGCCCGTGAGCGAGATTCGCGGGGTGTATCAGTTGTTGAGCAAGCAGCAGCCCTTAGTCGTGGGCGAAGCCCAGAGTGCCAATACGGCGGCGCTGCCCGATCGCTTTTTGCAATTGCTGAAGGCAGAAGCTCTGATTGTGGTCCCGATTCTTGAACAAGGGAGTCTGCTCGGCTTTATTAGCGTGGAAAGCGACCTTGCCCAAGTGTGGTCAGACGACAGCCGCAGTTATTGCAAAACCGTGGCTAACCTGGCCGGGTTGATGATGCCGACGGTTTCAGCGGCTGAGGTGCAGCGGCAGTCAGAGCAGGAAATGCAGTTGCTCACGGGCGTGGTGCGGAGCATTCAAAGCGAGTCTGACTGGCACCAAACCCTCGAAATGTGTGGCGAGAATCTTTGCCAAACCCTGGATGCGCAGCAATTTTTGGTGCTGATGCACGACGCTGAGCATGATGGCTATCAGGTCATGTTTCAAAAGCGTACGCTGCCCCGCAAGCGGGTGTCATCGGCTTGGCCCGCCCTCGATGAGGTCGATTGGCAAATGTTGGAAGACAGCCCAACGGCGATCGCCATCAACGACCTGGCTAACGATCTCAAGCTGCTAGCCTGGCGAGAAAATTTTGAGGCTCTCGATTTACAGAGCGTCTTAGCTTGCAATGTGACCCCGGGCAATGTGCCCGAAGGCATCATTCTGGTCGCGAGTCCCCATCCCCGACAATGGTCAACCGCTGCCGGGCACCTATTGCAGCAAGTGGCCCAGCAAATTAGCCTCATTCTGCGACAGTGGCAACTACAGCAACAAACCAATCAGCAAGAAGACCTCTACAGCTCCATTCAGTGGGGGCTGCGCACGCTCCAGCAAACCTTTCATCTAGAGCAGCTGGAAGAGTCGGCCTGTCAATATCTCAGCGACGTGCTGGATGCGCCACTCGTGGCTCTGGTGAATTGGCAAGTGGGTGACCACCACGCCAAGGTAGGGCGCGTCATCTCACGTCATGTCGATTTTGGGGCCGATCAAGACAGCGTGATTCCCCTCAGCTCCGATGCCATTATCAACTGGGCGCAACAAACCGATGGACCGCTCCCCGTCACCTGGGAAGATTTTCCCCCAGACACTCGTGCGTGGATTACTGGACCGCCCAACAGCAAATTTTTATTAGTGGCCTTAAAGACTGCGGATAAACATGTGCCGAATGGGGTTTGGATTGTGGCCGATCGCGGCGATCGCCGCTGGAGCAACCATCAACTGACGTTAGTGTCTGTGTTAGCTCGACAATTGGCCTGGTCGCGCCGTCACCTCGACATTGTGGACTTGCTGCTCGAACGCCAAGAATCACTAGAAGCTTTGAATTGGTACAAGCATCAGCGCCTCAACGAAGCCCATCGTCAACTCAAAGTTAACCTCAGCCGCTTGAGTGATCCCATTACCCAGGGCAAAGGATTGACGGCGCAGCGCCAGCTGCAACTGGTGCGCCAACTCAACACCCTGACCAATGGCATCGAAAATGTCGTCACCCAGGAAACGTGGGAACTGCGCAAACATCAGCAAACTACCCCTCTCATTAGCTTGCTGAATCGATTGATGGATCGGGTGAATCCGCTGATTCAATCCCAACACCTTTGGGCCAAGGTCCATAACGAAAGCAATGTCATTATTGCTGGGGATCTCGAAAAGATTGAATTTGTCCTCTATGAGCTGATGGTCGCTGCTTGCCAGCGATCGCCCGAACACGGTCGGTTAGATATTTGGTGCCGTCCTCTAGAGCGCACCCATATGGAACTTGCCATCACCGACGACGGCGACATTCCCCGTCAACTGCTCAAAGATTTGAAGCATGGCCGCCCCGACGATATATTGGTGCCGTCTTTGCTGGATATCCCACCTGGGCTGCACTTCAGCATTTGCAATACGCTGATCAAACAGGTCGGCGGCGAGTTTAGTCTGCAAAAACTCGAAGATGGTCGCATTATGAGCCGAGTGGTGTTAACCGTTGCCCACAAAGGTAAATAG
- a CDS encoding NAD(P)H-quinone oxidoreductase subunit 4, translated as MAIAQVPWLTLLLLLPLVAALFTPLIPKADNYYWARWYAVGVGGLELVLMSLLFWTHYDATNAEFQIVESFTWLPTLGLNWTVSVDGLSAPLVLLACFVTTLAMAAAWRVNRRPRLFFALMLVLYAAQIGVFVAQDLLLFFIMWEVELVPVYLLVSIWGGQNRRYAATKFLIYTAAASIFILVAALAMAFYGDWVTFDIAQLHLKSFPLSLELLLYAGLLFAFGVKLAIFPFHTWLPDAHGEASSPVSMILAGVLLKMGGYGLIRINLELLPHAHVYFAPILAILGVVNIIYGGLNSFAQTNMKRRLAFSSVSHMGFVLLGIASFTDLGISGALLQMLSHGLIASVLFFLAGVTYDRTHTMMMNEMSDIGQALPKVFTLFTAAAMASLALPGMSGFASEVAVFVGFTTSSAYSDPFRIAIVALSAVGLILTPVYLLTMLKQVFYGAKTLPMCDVVPFCDVNDLDLKIQGNEEPSCFGNNCDLPIQAKFDDAGPREILIAMCFLALIVGIGFYPKLVMQMYDAKTVAVNTSVQQVYQEVAQTKPQLYAEILRSLV; from the coding sequence ATGGCGATCGCTCAAGTTCCCTGGCTCACCCTACTGCTGCTGTTACCGCTAGTAGCAGCGTTGTTTACCCCTCTGATCCCCAAGGCTGATAATTACTACTGGGCTCGTTGGTACGCTGTCGGAGTGGGCGGTTTGGAACTCGTGCTCATGAGCCTGCTCTTCTGGACTCACTACGACGCCACCAATGCCGAATTTCAAATTGTCGAAAGCTTTACTTGGCTGCCTACTCTCGGACTGAACTGGACGGTGTCAGTGGATGGTTTGTCTGCTCCTCTGGTGTTGTTGGCCTGCTTTGTGACGACCCTCGCCATGGCTGCAGCCTGGCGGGTTAATCGTCGTCCTCGACTGTTTTTTGCCCTCATGCTGGTGCTCTACGCCGCACAAATTGGCGTCTTTGTCGCGCAAGACCTGCTGCTGTTTTTCATTATGTGGGAGGTGGAACTCGTCCCCGTCTATTTATTAGTCAGCATTTGGGGTGGGCAAAACCGTCGCTATGCGGCCACTAAGTTTTTGATTTATACGGCGGCGGCTTCCATCTTCATTTTGGTGGCGGCTCTGGCGATGGCCTTCTATGGCGATTGGGTGACGTTTGATATTGCCCAGCTGCATCTCAAGTCTTTTCCGCTATCGCTCGAACTGCTGCTCTATGCAGGATTGCTATTTGCTTTTGGGGTGAAGCTGGCGATTTTCCCCTTTCACACCTGGCTACCCGATGCCCACGGGGAAGCGTCGTCGCCAGTTTCAATGATCTTGGCAGGTGTGCTGTTAAAGATGGGTGGCTATGGCTTAATTCGCATCAACCTTGAGCTGTTACCCCATGCCCATGTCTACTTTGCGCCGATCCTGGCGATATTGGGCGTCGTTAACATCATCTATGGCGGGCTGAATTCCTTTGCCCAGACCAATATGAAACGCCGTTTGGCCTTCTCCTCAGTCTCTCATATGGGCTTTGTGCTGCTGGGCATTGCCTCGTTTACCGATTTAGGGATTAGCGGCGCGCTCCTGCAAATGCTCTCGCACGGACTGATTGCATCGGTGCTGTTCTTCCTGGCTGGGGTGACCTACGATCGCACCCACACCATGATGATGAACGAGATGAGCGACATTGGTCAGGCATTGCCCAAGGTCTTTACGCTCTTTACGGCGGCAGCGATGGCTTCGTTAGCGTTGCCCGGCATGAGTGGCTTTGCCAGTGAGGTGGCAGTCTTCGTCGGATTTACGACCAGTAGCGCTTATAGTGATCCTTTTCGCATCGCGATCGTCGCGCTCTCGGCGGTGGGCTTGATTTTGACGCCAGTATATTTGCTCACGATGCTAAAGCAGGTGTTTTACGGAGCTAAAACCTTGCCGATGTGCGATGTCGTCCCCTTCTGCGATGTCAATGATTTGGATCTCAAAATCCAGGGCAATGAAGAGCCCTCTTGTTTTGGGAACAATTGCGATTTGCCGATTCAGGCGAAATTTGATGACGCTGGCCCCCGCGAGATTCTGATCGCCATGTGCTTTCTCGCGTTGATTGTGGGCATTGGCTTTTATCCCAAGCTGGTAATGCAGATGTATGACGCCAAAACGGTGGCGGTCAACACCTCGGTCCAGCAGGTGTATCAGGAAGTCGCGCAGACCAAACCACAACTGTATGCCGAAATTCTGCGATCATTGGTTTGA
- a CDS encoding bacteriorhodopsin-like yields MEYITIASVPTELTANQFSLVYNAFSLCIAAMFAAALFFFNAKSQVGRKYQVAVIISGVVVSIAGYHYFRIFNSWEAAYALQGSTYLATEELFNDAYRYVDWLLTVPLLLIEAVAVLALSKEVARPLLIKLATAAVLMIGTGYVGEVADSITTRAIWGAVSTLPFLYILFILWTELSQAVERQDRRVKTLLNGMRFLLLFSWGVYPIAYLLPELGIAGATATVGVQVGYTIADLLAKPVFGLLVFSIARVKTQIDEAQVADQRPVTDTNGNRAEDLVGSTR; encoded by the coding sequence ATGGAATACATCACTATTGCATCAGTGCCAACTGAATTGACCGCTAATCAATTTAGTCTTGTCTATAATGCATTTTCTTTGTGCATTGCGGCTATGTTTGCAGCCGCGTTATTTTTCTTCAATGCTAAGTCTCAAGTTGGACGCAAATATCAAGTCGCTGTCATCATTTCCGGTGTAGTTGTCAGCATCGCCGGCTACCACTATTTCCGAATCTTTAATAGTTGGGAAGCCGCATATGCTCTACAAGGGAGTACCTATCTAGCAACTGAAGAACTGTTTAACGATGCTTATCGATACGTCGATTGGTTATTGACAGTGCCCTTGCTGCTAATCGAAGCAGTAGCCGTGCTAGCCCTGAGTAAAGAAGTCGCGCGTCCACTGCTGATCAAATTGGCGACCGCTGCCGTGTTGATGATTGGCACCGGATATGTCGGCGAAGTGGCCGATTCGATTACGACGCGAGCGATTTGGGGCGCAGTTAGCACGCTACCTTTCCTGTATATCCTGTTCATTCTCTGGACCGAGTTGAGCCAAGCGGTCGAGCGCCAAGATCGACGGGTGAAGACACTGCTCAATGGCATGCGGTTTCTGCTGTTATTCTCTTGGGGCGTTTATCCGATCGCCTACTTGCTGCCAGAACTGGGAATCGCCGGAGCGACTGCCACGGTTGGTGTTCAGGTCGGCTACACAATCGCGGACTTGTTGGCTAAACCTGTATTTGGCTTATTGGTATTCTCGATTGCGCGCGTCAAAACGCAAATCGATGAAGCTCAGGTGGCCGATCAACGCCCGGTCACCGATACGAATGGCAATCGTGCCGAAGACTTGGTGGGCAGCACTCGCTAG
- the hetR gene encoding heterocyst differentiation master regulator HetR has protein sequence MFNALESVSNDMDLVRQLGPSAIDQILLYLAFSAMRTGGHRHGAFLDAAATAAKCAIYMTYVEQGENLRMTGHLHHIEPKRVKAIVGELQEALTEGRLLKLLGSQEPRYLIQFPYVWLEKYPWEPGTFRLPTTSLTSDEKRLLERKLPTDIPDAQIINSFQLMELIEFLHERSQEDFPVDRRSPLSEALAEHIRRRLMYSGTVQRLDSPWGMSFYALMRPSYSPADQEERTLIMLEDTARYFRMMREWSESKADTVRILEELDIPPEKLPAAIAELDEILRAWADKYHETGGRPMVLQMAMGHQEEVVESSSDA, from the coding sequence ATGTTTAATGCGTTAGAGTCGGTTAGCAACGATATGGATTTAGTCCGACAGCTTGGCCCCAGTGCGATCGATCAAATTTTGCTGTATTTGGCGTTTAGCGCCATGCGCACTGGGGGTCATCGCCACGGAGCGTTTTTGGATGCAGCCGCCACGGCAGCAAAGTGTGCGATTTACATGACCTATGTCGAGCAGGGCGAAAACCTGCGGATGACGGGTCATTTACACCACATTGAGCCAAAGCGCGTCAAAGCCATCGTCGGTGAGCTCCAAGAAGCCCTAACCGAAGGTCGTTTGCTCAAACTGCTGGGTTCGCAAGAACCTCGCTACTTGATTCAGTTTCCTTACGTGTGGCTCGAAAAGTATCCGTGGGAGCCAGGCACCTTTCGGCTTCCCACTACCAGCCTCACCTCAGATGAAAAGCGCCTGTTGGAACGTAAACTCCCTACCGACATTCCCGATGCGCAAATCATCAACTCGTTCCAATTGATGGAATTGATCGAGTTTTTGCACGAGCGATCGCAAGAAGACTTTCCGGTTGATCGTCGGAGCCCCCTCAGCGAAGCCCTGGCAGAACATATTCGACGGCGGCTGATGTATTCCGGCACCGTTCAGCGGCTAGATTCGCCTTGGGGCATGTCTTTCTACGCTTTAATGCGACCGTCTTATTCCCCCGCTGATCAAGAAGAGCGGACTCTGATCATGCTGGAAGACACGGCTCGCTATTTCCGCATGATGCGCGAATGGTCGGAGAGCAAAGCCGACACCGTCCGCATTTTGGAGGAACTGGATATCCCCCCCGAGAAATTACCCGCAGCGATCGCCGAACTCGACGAAATCTTGCGAGCCTGGGCCGATAAATATCATGAAACGGGAGGTCGGCCAATGGTGCTGCAAATGGCCATGGGTCATCAAGAAGAGGTCGTAGAGTCATCAAGTGACGCCTAG
- a CDS encoding FAD-dependent oxidoreductase produces MVSEMLTTDVLVVGGGAGGTAAAIQAARRGAKTVLVSELPWLGGMLTAAGVTAPDGNELCAWQTGLWGAFLRALRQRQPGGLDNAWVSFFTYEPQVGATIFADWVQALPNLRWIANQTPKAVIREGDRIVGVRFDDYTIRATITLDGTELGDLLALGEVPYRWGWETQSQFNEPSAPGSLTDPAEPLRPILQTYPVQSPTWVVLLKDFGEDQTAPPITPAADYDSSLFDQAWAGCGAEAFMNYGRLPNHQFMLNWPTQGNDYGQDLNRLIGGDAAWQTWAEEAIAHSRNFAHYIQSTLGDRYGLATEAFPQWPGRLGGGAFALMPYYRESRRLVGLTTVTEPHILPQPGELAAALPINDQGEMSAIAIGNYPNDHHYPGFEMPLAPKAMHWGGRWTGTPFAIPYEALIPAAIDGLLACEKNIAVSHIANGATRLQPVVLGLGQAAGMAAALCIEQACDPRDLPVAQMQMALLDEPTAPAAIVPLIDTVPEHPEWRSRQLIFKTNPESFSCYQQPHLLSQQPIANWSAEPSTETYYYGTLIPTLTAEKWSAKFHFSDGRTLVIVTLKPSVNKAFQAFTTPCQVSLQGTPNWYAGWILVSQITAI; encoded by the coding sequence ATGGTTTCAGAAATGCTCACAACTGATGTTTTAGTGGTTGGCGGTGGAGCTGGGGGCACCGCAGCGGCCATTCAAGCGGCGCGACGGGGGGCAAAGACGGTCCTGGTCAGTGAGTTGCCCTGGTTGGGGGGCATGTTGACGGCGGCAGGGGTCACCGCACCAGACGGCAATGAATTATGCGCCTGGCAAACCGGGCTTTGGGGCGCATTTCTCCGGGCCTTGCGGCAGCGCCAACCCGGTGGACTAGACAATGCCTGGGTCAGCTTTTTTACCTATGAACCCCAGGTCGGGGCCACGATTTTTGCCGATTGGGTGCAAGCGCTGCCCAACTTGCGATGGATCGCCAACCAGACGCCCAAAGCGGTGATTCGAGAGGGAGATCGCATCGTGGGCGTCCGGTTTGATGACTACACGATTCGCGCCACAATCACCCTCGACGGCACCGAGTTAGGCGACCTGCTGGCCCTGGGCGAAGTGCCCTATCGCTGGGGCTGGGAAACACAATCGCAATTTAACGAACCCAGCGCCCCCGGCTCTTTGACCGATCCGGCGGAGCCGCTGCGGCCCATTCTGCAAACCTATCCCGTGCAGTCGCCCACCTGGGTGGTGCTACTCAAGGATTTTGGGGAAGACCAAACCGCGCCCCCCATCACCCCTGCCGCTGACTATGATTCCAGTTTGTTTGACCAAGCATGGGCCGGATGTGGCGCCGAAGCCTTTATGAACTACGGGCGATTGCCCAACCACCAATTCATGCTCAATTGGCCGACCCAGGGCAACGACTATGGGCAGGATCTGAATCGGCTCATCGGGGGCGATGCGGCTTGGCAAACTTGGGCAGAGGAAGCGATCGCGCACTCCCGCAACTTTGCCCATTACATTCAATCGACCCTCGGCGATCGTTACGGCCTCGCCACCGAAGCGTTTCCGCAATGGCCAGGACGGCTCGGGGGGGGAGCCTTTGCCCTGATGCCCTACTACCGCGAAAGTCGTCGCCTGGTCGGGCTGACCACCGTGACTGAACCCCATATATTGCCGCAGCCAGGGGAACTCGCCGCCGCTTTACCCATCAATGACCAGGGCGAAATGAGCGCGATCGCGATTGGCAATTATCCCAACGATCATCACTATCCCGGCTTTGAGATGCCGCTGGCCCCCAAGGCCATGCACTGGGGCGGGCGGTGGACGGGTACGCCGTTTGCGATTCCCTATGAGGCATTGATTCCCGCTGCGATCGACGGCTTGTTAGCCTGCGAAAAAAATATCGCCGTTTCGCACATTGCCAATGGTGCCACCCGGCTACAGCCAGTCGTGCTGGGGCTGGGACAAGCCGCAGGCATGGCCGCCGCTCTGTGTATCGAGCAGGCCTGTGACCCCCGTGACCTGCCGGTCGCCCAGATGCAAATGGCCTTACTGGACGAACCCACCGCCCCTGCCGCGATCGTGCCCCTCATTGATACCGTGCCGGAACATCCAGAATGGCGATCGCGTCAGCTAATTTTTAAAACTAATCCCGAGTCGTTTTCTTGTTATCAACAACCTCATTTGTTAAGTCAGCAGCCCATCGCGAACTGGTCTGCGGAACCATCAACCGAAACTTATTATTACGGCACATTAATCCCAACCTTAACGGCAGAAAAGTGGTCGGCAAAATTTCATTTCTCGGATGGCCGAACGCTCGTTATAGTCACCCTGAAACCGTCTGTCAATAAGGCTTTCCAAGCATTCACCACGCCTTGTCAAGTGTCCCTACAGGGCACTCCAAACTGGTATGCCGGCTGGATATTAGTGAGTCAAATCACAGCTATCTAA
- the lysS gene encoding lysine--tRNA ligase yields the protein MAQNESPKPDQSTSTLDEIRATRLQKVQQLTEAGLNPFAYRWEKTHSAAELQDKYQDLAAGAEVDDEVAIAGRILARRVFGKLAFFNIQDESGTIQLYLDKKVIRDSMADNPDAFNQVKQLTDVGDFIGVRGTLKRTDKGELSVKVQEYALLTKSLLPLPDKWHGLTDVSKRYRQRYVDLIVNPAVRDTFRKRALITSGIRRFFEDRGFLEIETPVLQSEAGGAEARPFTTHHNALDMPLYLRIATELHLKRLVVGGFEKVFEIGRIFRNEGVSTRHNPEFTSIEVYEAYADYHDFMTMTEQLIAQVAESVLGTTQITYQGQAVDLTPPWRRATMHELVKEKTGLDFEQVDDLATAKDKVKALGMTDLDGCDSLGRLLNTVFEETVEADLIQPTYVIDHPLEISPLSKPHRSKPGVVERFELFIVGRETANGFSELTDPIDQRIRFEAQAARKAAGDLEATGVDEDFLNALEHGMPPTCGLGIGIDRLVMLLTDSPSIRDVIAFPLLKPDRAADSESESTAEA from the coding sequence ATGGCCCAAAACGAGTCACCCAAACCCGATCAGAGTACGTCTACCCTTGATGAAATCCGGGCGACCCGACTGCAAAAGGTGCAGCAGCTCACCGAAGCGGGACTCAACCCCTTTGCGTATCGGTGGGAGAAGACCCACAGTGCCGCCGAATTGCAAGACAAATATCAGGATTTAGCAGCAGGCGCAGAAGTTGACGATGAAGTGGCGATCGCGGGCCGCATCCTGGCTCGCCGCGTGTTTGGCAAACTCGCCTTTTTCAACATTCAGGACGAGAGCGGCACCATCCAGCTCTATCTGGACAAGAAGGTGATTCGCGACAGCATGGCCGATAATCCCGACGCCTTTAACCAGGTGAAGCAGCTCACCGACGTGGGCGACTTCATCGGCGTGCGCGGCACCCTTAAGCGCACCGACAAAGGCGAACTCTCCGTCAAAGTGCAGGAATACGCCCTGCTCACCAAGTCCCTGCTGCCTCTGCCAGACAAATGGCACGGCTTGACGGACGTGTCGAAGCGCTACCGTCAGCGCTATGTGGATTTGATCGTGAATCCTGCGGTGCGCGACACCTTTCGCAAGCGGGCGCTGATCACCTCGGGCATTCGTCGCTTCTTTGAAGATCGCGGTTTTCTCGAAATCGAAACCCCGGTGCTGCAAAGCGAAGCGGGGGGCGCGGAGGCGCGGCCGTTCACCACTCATCACAACGCGCTGGACATGCCGCTGTATCTGCGCATCGCCACCGAACTTCACCTGAAGCGGTTAGTCGTGGGCGGTTTTGAAAAGGTGTTTGAGATTGGCCGTATCTTTCGCAACGAAGGTGTCTCCACCCGCCACAACCCTGAATTCACCAGCATCGAGGTCTACGAAGCGTATGCTGATTACCATGACTTCATGACGATGACGGAGCAGCTCATTGCGCAGGTGGCCGAGTCGGTGTTGGGCACTACCCAAATTACTTACCAAGGCCAGGCAGTCGACCTGACTCCGCCCTGGCGGCGAGCCACCATGCACGAGTTGGTGAAAGAGAAAACGGGGCTGGACTTTGAGCAGGTGGACGACCTTGCTACCGCCAAAGACAAAGTCAAGGCGCTTGGCATGACAGATTTAGACGGCTGCGATTCCCTCGGGCGGCTACTCAACACCGTGTTTGAAGAAACGGTTGAGGCGGATCTAATCCAACCGACCTATGTGATTGATCACCCGCTTGAGATTTCGCCCCTCTCCAAACCTCACCGCAGCAAACCCGGTGTGGTGGAGCGGTTTGAACTGTTTATTGTGGGTCGCGAAACCGCTAATGGCTTCTCGGAGTTGACCGACCCCATTGATCAGCGGATCCGATTTGAGGCCCAAGCGGCCCGCAAAGCCGCTGGTGATTTGGAAGCGACGGGGGTCGATGAGGACTTCCTGAATGCGCTGGAGCACGGGATGCCGCCCACCTGTGGCCTGGGCATCGGTATCGATCGCCTCGTCATGCTGCTGACTGATAGCCCTAGCATCCGCGATGTGATTGCCTTTCCGCTATTGAAGCCCGATCGCGCCGCCGACAGTGAAAGCGAATCGACCGCTGAGGCTTAA